In Candidatus Schekmanbacteria bacterium, the genomic window GTCCAAAATAGGAGACAAAAATGAAGATAAGAAAAAAAGAAAGAAGTAAACTTATAATATCTTGTTTAGTTTTAATATTGCTTTTTGGTCTCAATTCTTATGCTCTAACTGACCAGCAAATGAAGGATAATGCTCTTTTAGATCTCTATGATCCTGTTCACTCACCTGAACCACCCTTTGATATAACAATAAATGGTATGAAATCATCGAAAGACAAACCTGTACAAGTACCTCTAACATATAATCATGGAGGCGTATATAGATGGAAGTTCCGTGATCCTGACGGCGATACTCAAAAAGGATGGGAATATCAGAATTACATAAAAGAGCCGGATCCTTCAAAATTTTCCATTCATGGCTACTATCAGCCCGGCGCCGATAAGAATGCTCAATATTCAGGACGAATAGTAGCCGCCCCTGAAGCGCTCGTTCATTCAAATATATACAATGGTTCAGAGAAAAGAACACCAATCGGCACAAATGACGGATTCGGAATTACAGCAACGCGGGGAGCACTTAATAGAATACACTTTCGCGTATTTGATGGAGTTTATTGGAGTAAATGGTCTGATTTTCTTTATTACAGGATAAATATGCTTCCATCAGCACCTATTCTCTCCTTTTACTCAACTCTTGACACAAAGAAAAAAGAAATTTTTGTCTTTCAACAGGCACCTCTCAAAAGAAGCAAGGCATTTCCACTAATGTCGTTCTTCTTTGGTAAAAAAGGAAGAATCTATCATGTTGCTGTGACAGGAAGTGACAGCAATAGCGGGAAAGAAGACAAACCGTTTAAAACAATCACATATGCGGCATCTCTTGCAGGACCCGGAGACACTGTAATCGTTCACGCAGGCACTTACAATGAACAAATACAACCGAACAGCGGATTGAAAGGCGCACCTATAACTTTTATGGCTGCAGAGGGAGAAGATGTTATTATCGACGGCACAGGATTGGACTGGGGCTTCAATGTAATAAAAACTTCAGGAATAAGTTATGTAATAATCAAAGGTTTCAAATTTCAAAATCAGACAAGGGGAGGAATAAATCTTCAAAGAGCCTTCAATATAATTGTAGAGGACAACTACTTCAATAACTGCGGCAAAACGGCAGTGAGATTCCAGGAATGGGGCGCAAACAGCAGAATAATCAACAATGTAATAGAAAACACTGGTATTGGAATAGGTGCAATAGAATTAA contains:
- a CDS encoding DUF1565 domain-containing protein; the protein is MKIRKKERSKLIISCLVLILLFGLNSYALTDQQMKDNALLDLYDPVHSPEPPFDITINGMKSSKDKPVQVPLTYNHGGVYRWKFRDPDGDTQKGWEYQNYIKEPDPSKFSIHGYYQPGADKNAQYSGRIVAAPEALVHSNIYNGSEKRTPIGTNDGFGITATRGALNRIHFRVFDGVYWSKWSDFLYYRINMLPSAPILSFYSTLDTKKKEIFVFQQAPLKRSKAFPLMSFFFGKKGRIYHVAVTGSDSNSGKEDKPFKTITYAASLAGPGDTVIVHAGTYNEQIQPNSGLKGAPITFMAAEGEDVIIDGTGLDWGFNVIKTSGISYVIIKGFKFQNQTRGGINLQRAFNIIVEDNYFNNCGKTAVRFQEWGANSRIINNVIENTGIGIGAIELRRHTGVEVIGNDVSKYTYGGIYVGGEAVGCVIKNNVIHDSITATGLSIGSAIYNYDAFGTRIENNLIYNISAHDGIMIWRSNNVVIYNNTIFNILGTGRAGINASGFELDIRNNIISNAIFGIRAVFNTYTADEDKGPAINIDYNCIHRVKFPMNDDSAPEGKKRKDIKGEGNIFKDPLFKDPKSGDFTLLPASPCIDAGDPSFPVYKDDPGSRRDMGYAEYLPSGSSSDFVPAFSTDSKNVYVCWQFKDPDNNYGYDNYQTHFQIQIDRTNSFDSENLYDSGIIESSKNCAMIPSIYLKEKGLYYIRIRTSDNLEPDIMSMWSDLNTAFEIK